The Sinorhizobium alkalisoli genomic interval CGTTGCGCGCCTCGTAAAAGCGCAGCACGTTGATGATGGCGTTCTCGCGGTCGCTCGGGACGACGAGAAGGGACCGATACTCGATGTCGCCATGCTGCTTCTCTTCCGAAGCGATGCCGATGCGCACGGCGTCGCGCTGGTAGTTTTTGGCGAGCGTCGCGATCGCGCGCGGCACGGTCGCGGAGAACATCAGCGTCCGCCGCTCGGCCGGCGCCGCCTCGAGGATAAACTCCAGATCTTCGCGGAAGCCGAGATCGAGCATCTCGTCGGCCTCGTCCAGAACCACGGCCCGCAGAGCCGAAATGTCGAGAGAGTCGCGGCGGATGTGGTCGCAGAGCCGGCCGGGCGTCCCGACGACGATATGCGCGCCGCGCTCAAGCGCCCGCCGCTCGCTGCGGATATCCATGCCGCCGACGCAGGAGGCGATCGTTGCGCCCGCCGGCGCATAGAGCCATTCGAGCTCGCGCTTGACCTGCAGCGCCAATTCGCGCGTCGGTGCGATGACGAGCGCCAGCGGTGCAGCCGGCCCGCCGAACTGCTTCGCCTCGTCAAGCAGGGTCGGGGCCATCGCCAGGCCGAAGGCAACGGTTTTGCCGGATCCGGTCCGGGCGGAAACCAGGACATCGCTGCCCTCGATCGCCGGGTCGAGCATTGCCTGTTGGACGGGCGTCAGCGTTTCGTAACCGCGTTTTGCCAACGCCTCGGCGATCGCCGGCGCGATCCCTTCGAATTCTTTCATGTCTCGTCTTTCGGATTTCGGTCTTCGCGCCGAGAGACGAGCGAGCCCTTGAACAGGTCGTCATCAGGCGTCGATTGCCGCGGCCAACACGTCGCGGCCAGTTCAATTGGGCCGCTACATACGCGCTGGCAGCACGAATGTACAGGGGCTAACGTCGGGGGGCGTTTCGGTCCCCGCCGAACTCGTTGGCGCCCTGGGAGCCCGGCCAAAGACAGAGGGCGATGAAGACGATCGGGCTCAAGACCGGAATGAAGAGGCAGAGCGCCAGCGGGCCGGGATAGCCGATATCGTGCAGACGTTTGATCGCCAGCATGACCAGCGAGACGGTCGACAGGAATCCGGAAGCGACCAGCGCCAGCGTCCAGAGCGTCAGAGCCGCGTCCTGGCCCTCATATTTCAAGACCTGCGCCAGCAGGAAACCGCCCGTGAAGAGCCAGAAAAGCCAGGAGAGC includes:
- a CDS encoding DUF805 domain-containing protein, whose product is MAEEGRQPSMTWLFFSPSGRIGRLPFLLSWLFWLFTGGFLLAQVLKYEGQDAALTLWTLALVASGFLSTVSLVMLAIKRLHDIGYPGPLALCLFIPVLSPIVFIALCLWPGSQGANEFGGDRNAPRR